The genomic segment CGTTGAAGAGTTATAGCCACGTACACGGAGACCAGACACTTTACTGCTGTTAACCACTGCATTGTCTCCCATTAGAGTGGTCAGTTTTAGTTTCACAGGGGTCTCTTCTGTCCTTAGTTCCTGACTCACTTCCTGATCAATGAAAGCAGTGTCAGATTGAGTATCCAGCAGAGCGTATACAAGTTTTTCCTTTGATGGGTTTTTAACGGATGAAACCCACACTGGAACAACCATTGAAGTAGCACACACTCCCTCTCTGGCAACATTAAAGGATGTCACGTCTGTTGTCTCAGTTTCGTTATCATTTGAGTCTGCACTTGTAACTTTTCTTGCTGTTGCAGCTCTAAAGCTGTAATCATGAAGAGAGGTAGGGTGCCTTTTCTCACAGATATCACAGGTCAAGCGACATTGACAATCAATCACATAATGGCCTTCctttaaaacaaccaaaacacagtttgttgtttttgatgtaTGCTCTTCTATCTTGCAGTGAAGTTTTCATCAGATCTGGGCATGTGTGAAGCTGATGTGTATCGTGACACAATATGCACCGAGACTGGACAGTCACTTTGGTGGCTGTTTTATCACTTTGGACAGCTGTATTTGTGGCGAGGACGCTAGCATTGCCTTTCTTTACATCCCTTTGCATTCTCTTATCGCTGGAATGCTCTAGAGAACGCAACGCACAGATGGATGTGACTGGGTTACATGCAACTTCAGCCTCCAATGTTAGAAAAGCAGCGAAGTCGCTCAAACTGGGGAAGTCTTCTCCATGCATCAGAACCTTTGTGACTTCACGGTTCCATCTGACTGCTACCCAATCAGGCAGCTTCTGTACgagtttttggttttcttcacAGTCATTCAGAATTTCAAGACCTTTCACATGAGGCATAGCCGATAAGCAGGCATTCACAAAGTCAGCAAAGTTTCTGAGTCCCTCTCCATCTCTGGCATGAATTTTGGGCCAATTTGTTAGTTTTTCTCTAAAGGCTCTCTGAATAACAAAGGCCTGGCCATACCTTTGGTTGAGTTTATTCCAAGCATCTTGATAAGCCTCCTCATCATTTCGAAATAAAGTGCCTTCTAAACATTTACGAGCTGGACCACTGACGTACCTTTTCAGATAATAAAGTTTATCTGCAGCAGAGATGCTCTTTTGGTCTATTAGTGACATGAAGGAAGCCTTCCATTCAATAAAATGTATGGGTTCCCCGTTGAACACTGTTGGCTCAGGTGAAGGTAATCTGTTCAGCGTAAAACTATCCTGCAGTGCTTGGGCTAGTTCAGCAACATGAAGANTCCTGCAGTGCTTGGGCTAGTTCAGCAACATGAAGAGAAGGAGTGGGGTTACTTTCATGCGAAGGCTGTTCTACAGCAGATGATAAGGGATCTGGGTTAGCCTGTTCAACCTTAACAGAATGGACATCACCTCTCATTTCCCTGTCATAGGCTTGTAGTCTTGCTCTTGCTGCCTCCACTTCCCTTTCTGCTTGTAGGCGTTCCAGCTCAGACCTTTGAACTTCAAGTTCCCTTTCATGTTGTTCCTTTAGAGCTTGAATCCTTTCTTTACGTTTTCTTTCTTCTTGAGTAATCTTATATTCTGCTTCCTTTGCAGCAAGCTCAGCAGCTGCATCAGCACGTTTTGATGCAATGTAAGAAGATGACGAGCTATGGCTAACAGTTGACTGTGCAGCGGTAGAACCATAGATAGATAAGGCGTAATCATAATGCAAAAGCTCTCGGAGACGAACATGTGACTTCTCTTCATCATAATCTCCATCAATGCCTGTTAGTCTTTCATGTATGATTTTGATAATGTCACGTGTTACTGCTTCACATGCATCAATCCTTCTTCTTAATTCGGCTGTAGGTACTATATGCTTTCTTATGTCATcgtaaagttttaaaaggtCATCTCTTCCCTTTTCCAAGACATCTGCCAGCAATGACATTTGAGTTTCTGTAATGTCTGACTTTAATTCCTCCCGTGTCTGACGGGCTTGTGCCTTCCATTGCTCATATAAGCTTGTCagccttttttcctttttgcttaaTTCTTCCTTATTGTAAGCTAGCATCTTTTCTGTTAGCACTCTTGCACGTACAGAACGACGAGTTGCATCTTCATAAGCCGTTTGAAGCAATGCACTGTTCTCTTCAACTGCATTTTGAGAACTAAATGTCTGTTCAGTGCCTTTAGCATCCTCCATCTTGAGTTTATGTAGGTAAATTTCTCtcccttttttctttaccttttcAATCACGTTCAAGACCAACCTTTGCCGTCTGCTGTTATTGGGGTTCACATGGAGATGGTATTACCACGTTGTGCAGCATGGCGGCA from the Oryzias melastigma strain HK-1 unplaced genomic scaffold, ASM292280v2 sc00449, whole genome shotgun sequence genome contains:
- the LOC112139581 gene encoding protein CROWDED NUCLEI 4, yielding MEDAKGTEQTFSSQNAVEENSALLQTAYEDATRRSVRARVLTEKMLAYNKEELSKKEKRLTSLYEQWKAQARQTREELKSDITETQMSLLADVLEKGRDDLLKLYDDIRKHIVPTAELRRRIDACEAVTRDIIKIIHERLTGIDGDYDEEKSHVRLRELLHYDYALSIYGSTAAQSTVSHSSSSSYIASKRADAAAELAAKEAEYKITQEERKRKERIQALKEQHERELEVQRSELERLQAEREVEAARARLQAYDREMRGDVHSVKVEQANPDPLSSAVEQPSHESNPTPSLHVAELAQALQXSSCC